A region of bacterium DNA encodes the following proteins:
- a CDS encoding S8 family serine peptidase — protein MQLWRIPVCILAAACALAAATDISAAEFSPLLDRELSKATSGDFVSAIVILESPIDIRALDERLHVEKASKLKRHTDVLAALHYNAESTQPKIRAEFDQAISNGVMQGYTAYWIENCFVIHAAKSFIEGLRTRGDIRYVTENFRAELIEPVRRERAERNPLDSRTMASGIVATGALRVNEELGITGSGVLIGDCDTGADRNHPALGARWRGNFAPWWQCWKDNVNHSSQAPSDGNGHGTHTLGTMTGRAVSGADTTWVGCAPNARWIANNAISMNVGRTLDNEILASYQWFVDPDTVNHSLDAVPDVINNSWGTYANIGGDPVYTQCYTFWNTAILNAEAAGIVVIFAAGNEGASGLRSPAIYSLNELQIFSVAADSVDGHTPPYALAGFSSTGPTPCTPAIPNNIKPEISAPGVHVYSSLPGSSYGYLDGTSMATPHVSGIVALMREACPNCDPATIKQALINTAIRTGYVTPPATENNRFGNGFIDAYAAVVSVMGNMGRVMGTIRDASTSAPVQATVQVVGGVQSTLSSAAGSYSLVLPGDSTYTLRYSLYGYATHDLTVHVVTDDTTLQDVSLVPRTVVTLLAEDFETGATGWTHTTPGGQWVDQWNLTTQRAHSATHAYKCGDTGTGNYANYNDARLTSPVITGLPAEARLHFWQQIEAEVSAAFPDSAYDGGILEVSANGGAFMQISPLSPYPKTFRWQRGGGGPATGPMLGQPCFSGSVTAWTEVEADLSAFAGQAIQLRFRFGSDQSSGMAGWFVDDVLVTAFGPNNLTAPESVVIFVDGTDVILRWAADGSPAYRVYSDTDPAGTFATLVGTTATPTLTLTGGAASPAKTFYIVRGWNGQP, from the coding sequence ATGCAGCTCTGGCGTATTCCGGTTTGTATCCTCGCTGCGGCGTGTGCGCTCGCGGCGGCGACAGACATTTCCGCAGCGGAATTTTCTCCGCTGCTGGACCGCGAACTGTCGAAAGCAACTTCGGGAGATTTTGTCAGCGCGATTGTGATTTTGGAGAGCCCGATTGACATTCGTGCGCTGGATGAGCGGTTGCACGTGGAGAAGGCGAGCAAGCTGAAGCGGCACACGGACGTGCTGGCGGCGCTGCATTATAATGCCGAATCCACGCAGCCGAAGATCCGCGCGGAGTTCGACCAGGCGATCAGCAACGGCGTCATGCAAGGCTACACCGCCTATTGGATCGAAAACTGCTTCGTGATTCACGCAGCGAAGAGCTTCATCGAAGGTTTGCGCACCCGCGGCGACATCCGGTATGTCACGGAGAACTTCCGGGCGGAGCTGATTGAACCGGTGCGCCGGGAGCGCGCGGAACGCAATCCGCTGGACTCGCGGACCATGGCATCTGGCATTGTGGCGACGGGGGCACTGCGGGTCAATGAGGAGCTGGGGATTACCGGCAGCGGAGTGCTGATCGGCGACTGTGACACGGGCGCGGACCGCAATCATCCGGCGCTGGGCGCGCGCTGGCGGGGGAATTTTGCGCCGTGGTGGCAGTGCTGGAAGGACAATGTCAATCACAGCAGCCAGGCGCCTTCCGACGGCAACGGGCACGGGACGCACACGCTGGGCACGATGACGGGACGGGCGGTGAGCGGGGCGGACACGACCTGGGTCGGCTGCGCACCCAATGCCCGCTGGATTGCCAACAATGCGATTTCGATGAACGTTGGCCGGACGCTGGACAACGAGATCCTGGCAAGTTACCAGTGGTTTGTCGATCCGGATACGGTGAACCATTCGCTGGACGCCGTGCCCGATGTGATCAACAACAGTTGGGGCACCTATGCAAATATAGGCGGCGATCCGGTCTATACTCAGTGCTACACCTTTTGGAACACGGCGATCCTGAACGCCGAAGCGGCGGGGATTGTGGTGATTTTCGCGGCGGGCAATGAGGGAGCGAGCGGTCTGCGCAGTCCGGCGATCTACTCGCTGAACGAGCTGCAGATCTTTTCGGTGGCGGCTGATTCGGTGGACGGACACACGCCGCCGTATGCGTTGGCAGGCTTCTCGAGCACGGGGCCGACGCCATGCACGCCGGCGATTCCGAATAACATCAAGCCGGAAATCTCCGCGCCCGGGGTGCATGTCTATTCGTCGCTGCCCGGCAGCAGTTACGGCTATCTGGATGGGACGTCAATGGCCACACCGCATGTATCGGGGATTGTGGCCCTGATGCGCGAGGCGTGTCCGAATTGCGATCCGGCGACGATTAAGCAGGCGCTGATCAACACGGCGATTCGCACGGGGTATGTGACGCCGCCGGCCACGGAGAATAACCGTTTCGGCAACGGGTTTATTGACGCGTACGCCGCGGTGGTGTCGGTGATGGGGAACATGGGACGCGTGATGGGGACCATCCGCGACGCTTCGACCAGCGCGCCTGTGCAGGCAACGGTGCAGGTGGTGGGCGGTGTCCAAAGCACTCTGTCATCGGCGGCGGGAAGCTATTCGCTGGTGCTGCCGGGAGATTCGACCTACACGCTGCGCTATTCGCTTTACGGTTATGCCACGCACGATCTGACCGTCCATGTGGTCACCGATGACACGACGCTGCAGGATGTGAGCCTTGTGCCGCGCACCGTGGTGACGCTGTTGGCGGAAGATTTCGAAACCGGCGCGACGGGATGGACGCACACGACGCCCGGCGGGCAATGGGTAGATCAGTGGAACCTGACCACGCAGCGCGCGCACAGCGCAACCCATGCCTACAAATGCGGCGATACCGGAACGGGAAATTACGCGAATTACAACGACGCGCGCTTGACGTCGCCGGTGATCACCGGACTTCCGGCGGAAGCGCGGCTGCATTTCTGGCAGCAGATTGAGGCGGAGGTGTCGGCGGCATTTCCGGATTCGGCCTATGATGGCGGGATCCTTGAAGTGTCGGCCAATGGCGGAGCCTTCATGCAGATCAGTCCGCTTAGCCCCTATCCCAAGACGTTCCGCTGGCAGCGCGGCGGCGGCGGCCCGGCCACGGGACCGATGCTTGGCCAGCCGTGCTTTTCGGGAAGTGTGACGGCATGGACAGAGGTGGAAGCGGATTTGTCCGCCTTTGCCGGACAGGCGATTCAACTGCGTTTCAGGTTTGGCAGTGACCAGTCCAGCGGGATGGCGGGATGGTTTGTGGATGATGTGTTGGTGACGGCCTTCGGGCCGAACAACCTGACGGCGCCGGAATCCGTGGTGATTTTTGTGGACGGGACGGATGTGATTTTGCGCTGGGCGGCGGACGGGAGTCCGGCCTACCGGGTCTACAGCGATACCGATCCGGCGGGTACTTTTGCCACGCTGGTGGGAACCACGGCGACGCCGACGCTGACCCTGACGGGCGGCGCGGCCTCCCCGGCCAAGACATTTTACATCGTGCGCGGATGGAACGGACAGCCTTGA
- a CDS encoding M14 family zinc carboxypeptidase produces the protein MRTWDRIVLLLAILVLASAVQAQDVYRSHMMVKVFPENKARLAELYRYSNLDVVPGEQPDQPDVIGLPEDLEFLTAHGYRYAMIHQNLEQFYASRLEGPATLMGGYKTYVEIQAAMDSIHNAHPGIATAKWSIGATAEGRQQWVMLITNLADSATAKPECFYNSLIHAREPAAMECNFYFMNWLTDNYGTDPQATYLVNNRRLYFLPCVNPDGYVYNQTTNPNGGGQWRKNRRVNGDGSYGVDLNRNFDAAWGIDDNGSSPIPSDLTYRGPSAFSELETQHIRDFVNSRHFVTEQDYHTFSDDILIPWGTSYYPPPSGNGLCADDATFRMILDSMNYFIHSINGVWYLTGTPWEVLYNTNGGSFDWEYGDASHSKIYALTTEVGNQSDGFWPTPSRILPLAQENLPSLMFLARIAGTLAPRPYQITNLGPCESELSGNGNGVIEPGETVNYQLSLMNSGTSALANLQGQLSSTDPNITITGGTASWATLNPNQTGSNSTPFHISVSATSPAPYMAPMSLHLTATGLDTTLALNATVGASAMSDNVEGGVGGWTTGGTNNPWHISTRRAQSATHSWFAGNETGNYGDNINAYLLSPVMILGPGAEISYDQWYATEAGFDFCYFEMNTGTGWTLVGTNVSGSSGAWLHVTRTLNIACAGTAVQFRFRMTSDANTAGEGWYIDNIATSCPVPPVISVTPSSVTAHASMGGTDTQTLHICNTGGCSLTWSATYSQTTPLSTFAHLPSPEAGMLLTVPAEDPAENVTDKYATDARHGRNQLDNQGGPDAFGYTWKDSNEPNGPVYNWVELAGLGTRMSFTVDDTTIAVTLPWNFPFYGTNYSTARISGNGNIHFSVDTLDYGNRSIPSIRLPNAMICPLWDDLSPQNSAGIYYYNDTANGRFIVQYDSVPHFNTTIGLYTFEAILYNTGRIVFQYQSLSGALNSCTVGIENAAGTVGLQVVNNAAYLANNLAIQLQVVTPWMTFGGAASGSLSANQCADVTLNFAAGSLPVGTYTAEITVQTNDTQHNPVVVPVSFAVGQLTPPARFVIHCDPSNATLVLTWQSTGAPHYRVYSATTLDGPYTTLVGNTTSPTLTIPVPAEAVLYYHVVSSDQ, from the coding sequence ATGCGCACGTGGGATAGAATCGTACTCTTACTCGCGATCCTGGTGCTGGCTTCAGCGGTACAGGCACAGGATGTATACCGCTCACATATGATGGTCAAGGTGTTTCCGGAAAACAAGGCCCGGCTGGCGGAATTGTACCGCTACTCGAATCTCGACGTGGTGCCAGGCGAACAGCCGGACCAGCCGGATGTGATCGGGCTGCCGGAGGATCTCGAGTTTCTGACCGCCCACGGCTACCGATATGCGATGATCCATCAGAATCTCGAACAGTTCTATGCGAGCCGGTTGGAAGGTCCGGCGACGTTGATGGGCGGATACAAGACGTATGTCGAGATTCAGGCGGCGATGGATTCGATCCACAATGCGCATCCAGGCATTGCCACGGCCAAATGGAGCATCGGCGCGACGGCGGAAGGGCGGCAGCAGTGGGTAATGCTGATTACCAACCTTGCGGACTCGGCCACGGCCAAGCCGGAGTGCTTCTATAATTCGCTGATCCACGCCCGTGAACCGGCGGCGATGGAGTGCAATTTCTATTTCATGAACTGGCTGACGGATAATTACGGCACGGATCCGCAGGCGACGTATCTGGTCAACAACCGCCGCCTGTACTTTTTACCGTGCGTAAATCCCGACGGCTATGTGTACAATCAGACGACGAATCCGAACGGCGGCGGACAGTGGCGCAAGAACCGCCGCGTGAACGGCGACGGCTCGTACGGCGTGGATCTGAACCGGAATTTCGACGCGGCATGGGGCATCGACGATAACGGGTCTTCGCCGATTCCGTCGGATCTTACCTATCGCGGGCCGTCGGCATTTTCGGAATTGGAAACTCAGCACATCCGCGATTTCGTGAACTCGCGGCATTTCGTGACCGAACAGGATTACCATACGTTTTCGGACGATATTCTCATTCCGTGGGGAACCAGTTATTATCCGCCGCCGAGCGGCAATGGCCTGTGCGCCGATGACGCCACATTCCGGATGATCCTCGACTCGATGAATTACTTCATCCATAGCATCAACGGTGTGTGGTACCTCACGGGAACGCCGTGGGAGGTTCTGTACAACACGAACGGCGGTTCTTTCGACTGGGAATACGGCGACGCTTCACACTCCAAGATCTACGCCTTAACGACCGAAGTCGGTAACCAGTCGGACGGTTTCTGGCCGACGCCCAGCCGGATTTTACCGCTGGCGCAGGAAAACCTGCCGTCGCTGATGTTCCTCGCGCGGATCGCGGGCACGCTGGCGCCGAGGCCGTATCAGATCACGAACCTGGGGCCGTGCGAGAGCGAACTTAGCGGCAACGGGAACGGAGTGATTGAGCCCGGCGAGACGGTGAATTACCAGTTGTCCCTGATGAACAGCGGCACGAGCGCGCTGGCGAATCTTCAGGGGCAATTGTCGAGCACCGATCCGAATATCACGATTACCGGCGGCACGGCGAGTTGGGCAACGCTGAATCCGAATCAGACGGGTTCCAATAGCACGCCGTTCCATATTTCGGTGAGCGCGACCAGCCCGGCGCCGTACATGGCACCGATGAGCCTGCATCTGACGGCAACGGGGTTGGACACGACGCTGGCGCTGAATGCGACGGTCGGGGCCTCGGCGATGTCGGACAATGTGGAAGGCGGCGTGGGCGGCTGGACGACGGGCGGGACAAACAATCCGTGGCACATCAGTACGCGACGCGCACAGTCGGCGACCCATTCCTGGTTTGCCGGAAACGAAACCGGGAATTACGGGGACAATATCAACGCGTATCTGCTGAGTCCTGTGATGATTCTCGGACCCGGGGCGGAGATTTCTTATGACCAGTGGTATGCCACGGAAGCCGGGTTCGATTTCTGCTATTTCGAAATGAATACGGGCACGGGCTGGACGCTGGTGGGGACAAACGTCAGCGGATCGTCGGGAGCATGGCTGCACGTCACGCGGACATTGAATATCGCCTGCGCAGGAACGGCGGTGCAGTTCAGGTTCCGGATGACGTCGGACGCGAATACCGCAGGTGAAGGCTGGTACATCGACAACATCGCGACGAGTTGTCCGGTGCCGCCGGTGATTTCGGTGACTCCTTCCAGCGTGACGGCCCATGCATCGATGGGCGGAACGGACACACAGACGCTGCACATCTGCAATACCGGCGGCTGTTCGCTCACGTGGAGCGCGACCTATTCGCAGACCACACCGCTTTCCACCTTTGCGCATCTTCCGTCGCCCGAGGCCGGAATGCTGTTGACGGTTCCGGCGGAAGATCCTGCGGAGAATGTGACGGATAAATATGCGACGGATGCGCGGCACGGACGGAATCAACTGGACAATCAGGGCGGACCGGACGCCTTCGGTTATACCTGGAAAGACTCCAACGAACCGAACGGACCGGTGTATAACTGGGTGGAGCTTGCAGGCCTTGGAACGCGAATGAGTTTTACGGTGGATGACACGACGATTGCGGTGACGCTGCCGTGGAACTTCCCGTTCTATGGAACCAATTACAGCACGGCGCGGATCAGCGGCAACGGCAACATCCATTTCAGCGTGGACACATTGGACTACGGCAACCGTTCGATTCCCAGCATCCGCCTGCCCAATGCCATGATCTGTCCGCTGTGGGATGATCTGAGTCCGCAGAATTCGGCGGGAATTTACTATTACAATGATACCGCGAACGGGCGGTTTATTGTACAGTACGACAGCGTGCCGCACTTCAACACGACGATAGGCCTTTACACCTTCGAGGCGATTCTCTACAACACCGGGCGAATTGTCTTCCAGTATCAGAGCCTGTCGGGCGCGCTGAATAGCTGCACGGTGGGAATAGAGAATGCAGCGGGCACGGTGGGATTGCAGGTGGTGAACAACGCGGCCTATCTGGCGAACAATCTGGCGATCCAGTTGCAGGTGGTTACGCCGTGGATGACCTTCGGCGGCGCGGCGAGCGGCAGTTTGAGTGCCAACCAGTGCGCGGATGTGACGTTGAATTTTGCGGC